In the Acidobacteriota bacterium genome, one interval contains:
- the kdsB gene encoding 3-deoxy-manno-octulosonate cytidylyltransferase: MGDAVVVIPARWASSRFPGKVLASLGGKALVLHACQLAHSSRSVGRVMVATDDPRVQRVVEDAGFEAVMTDTAHPSGTDRVAEVAHGLDTEWIVGLQADEPFLDPTDIDTLVEALRSDPRTDLATLAAPIRDRRQWLDPNVVKVVTDNDQRALYFSRSPIPYRRPATGSFPRPEQAELPDTCRVHLGVYGWRRRRLLDFATLPPSTLEISEGLEQLRALEAGWTLRVRPVAGQPFGIDTPEDLRRAEARCCRAPNGPQEN; the protein is encoded by the coding sequence GTGGGCGATGCGGTCGTCGTGATCCCGGCCCGGTGGGCCTCCTCCCGGTTTCCGGGCAAGGTCCTGGCGAGTCTTGGCGGCAAGGCTCTCGTCCTGCACGCCTGCCAGCTCGCCCACTCTTCCCGATCGGTTGGACGGGTGATGGTGGCCACCGACGACCCGCGCGTGCAGCGCGTGGTCGAGGATGCCGGGTTCGAGGCGGTCATGACCGACACCGCCCACCCCAGCGGCACGGACCGGGTTGCCGAGGTGGCCCACGGGCTGGACACCGAGTGGATCGTCGGCCTGCAAGCCGACGAACCCTTTCTCGACCCCACCGACATCGACACCCTGGTCGAGGCCTTGCGCTCCGACCCGCGAACCGACCTGGCCACCCTGGCGGCCCCGATCCGCGATCGCCGGCAATGGCTCGACCCCAACGTGGTCAAGGTGGTCACCGACAACGACCAGCGGGCGCTCTACTTCTCCCGCTCGCCGATTCCCTACCGCCGCCCGGCCACCGGCTCCTTCCCCCGCCCCGAGCAGGCCGAGTTGCCCGACACGTGCCGGGTGCACCTGGGAGTCTACGGCTGGCGGCGACGGCGATTGCTCGATTTCGCCACCCTGCCCCCCTCCACCCTCGAGATCAGCGAGGGGCTCGAACAACTCCGGGCCCTCGAGGCCGGCTGGACCCTCCGGGTACGGCCCGTCGCGGGCCAGCCCTTCGGCATCGACACACCTGAAGACCTTCGCCGGGCCGAGGCCCGCTGCTGCAGGGCCCCGAACGGCCCACAGGAAAACTAG
- a CDS encoding ABC transporter ATP-binding protein — translation MRELLTHPWRRSERVEALRGVSLEVGHGEIVGLLGPNGAGKTTLLKILCGLVLPDSGRAEVMGVGVGSPRLPEVLGLVHGEERSFYWRLTARENLDFYARLHGVEARRRGALIDGLLERVRLSEDANRRFGDFSSGMRQRLAIARALLADPPVLLMDEPTRSLDPVSAAELRRWVVDELHGRDGKSILLATHNLHEAETVCHRVAILSGGRILADASPDRLRREGIGGHHYRLTLEGAELPDLGDARVLEQEEHDGRREIVVQLGPAGLDGLLCRLVGGGVRVLSCGPEVPELEAVFQRLVARGSGTAS, via the coding sequence GTGCGTGAACTGCTGACCCACCCCTGGAGGCGGAGCGAGCGGGTGGAAGCCCTGCGGGGAGTCAGCCTGGAGGTCGGTCACGGCGAGATCGTCGGCCTGCTCGGTCCCAACGGCGCCGGCAAGACCACTCTGCTCAAGATCCTCTGCGGACTGGTGCTGCCCGATTCGGGACGCGCCGAGGTGATGGGCGTGGGAGTCGGCAGCCCGCGCCTGCCCGAGGTGCTCGGCCTGGTTCACGGCGAGGAACGGTCTTTTTATTGGCGCCTGACCGCACGCGAGAACCTGGACTTCTACGCCCGCCTGCATGGGGTGGAAGCCCGCCGACGCGGGGCGCTGATCGACGGCCTGCTCGAGCGGGTCCGGCTGAGCGAAGACGCCAACCGCCGCTTCGGCGACTTCTCCTCGGGCATGCGCCAGCGCCTGGCCATCGCCCGGGCCCTGTTGGCCGATCCGCCGGTTTTGCTGATGGACGAGCCGACCCGCTCGCTCGATCCGGTCAGCGCCGCCGAATTGCGCCGCTGGGTGGTCGACGAACTCCATGGCCGGGACGGCAAATCGATTCTGCTGGCGACCCACAACCTCCACGAGGCGGAGACGGTCTGCCACCGGGTGGCCATCCTCTCCGGGGGGCGGATCCTGGCCGATGCCAGCCCCGACCGTCTACGGCGGGAGGGCATCGGCGGCCACCACTACCGGCTGACGCTGGAGGGAGCGGAACTGCCGGACCTCGGCGACGCCCGGGTCCTCGAGCAGGAAGAGCATGACGGGCGGCGGGAGATCGTCGTGCAACTCGGGCCCGCCGGCCTCGATGGACTGCTGTGCCGCCTGGTCGGTGGCGGGGTGCGGGTGCTTTCCTGCGGACCGGAAGTCCCGGAACTCGAGGCTGTTTTTCAGCGACTGGTGGCCCGGGGGAGCGGAACGGCGTCATGA
- a CDS encoding ABC transporter permease yields MRALLQCIRAFLVRDFQVESSYRLAFLLQGLGLFVSATLWYYIAGVLGGARNPALSAAMGNVEYFPFVLIGLMVNRFQEVSLNAYAAQIRQEQTTGTLEAMLVTPARLGHLMLAASSWSYLMAGLQSAMYLIFGVFVFGVDLVPGNLLGALLAVVLTVAAISGIGILSAAFVLYFKRGNPVNFVISATSALFGNIFFPAEMLPESLAWLARFVPLSYASDAVRGALLRGAGLGELAPDLAALALFAGVLVPTGLFGARLAIRRAKREGTLVQY; encoded by the coding sequence ATGAGAGCCCTGCTGCAATGCATCCGCGCTTTTCTCGTGCGGGACTTCCAGGTGGAAAGCTCCTACCGGCTGGCCTTCCTGCTCCAGGGGCTGGGGCTGTTCGTCTCGGCCACCCTGTGGTACTACATCGCGGGAGTGCTGGGGGGCGCCCGCAACCCGGCCCTCAGCGCGGCCATGGGAAACGTGGAGTATTTCCCCTTCGTGCTGATCGGCCTGATGGTCAACCGTTTCCAGGAAGTCTCGCTCAACGCCTACGCGGCGCAGATCCGCCAGGAACAGACCACCGGCACCCTGGAGGCGATGCTGGTCACCCCCGCGCGCCTGGGTCACCTGATGCTCGCCGCGTCGAGCTGGAGTTACCTGATGGCGGGGCTGCAGTCGGCGATGTACCTGATCTTCGGCGTGTTCGTCTTCGGTGTCGACCTGGTGCCCGGCAATCTTCTCGGCGCCCTGCTGGCGGTGGTGCTGACCGTGGCGGCGATTTCCGGCATCGGCATCCTCTCGGCGGCGTTCGTGCTCTATTTCAAACGCGGCAACCCGGTGAACTTCGTGATCTCCGCCACCAGCGCCCTGTTCGGCAACATCTTCTTCCCCGCCGAGATGCTGCCCGAGTCCCTGGCCTGGCTCGCCCGCTTCGTGCCCCTCTCCTATGCTTCCGACGCGGTGCGCGGGGCCCTGCTGCGGGGTGCCGGTCTCGGCGAACTGGCGCCGGACCTGGCGGCCCTGGCCCTGTTCGCGGGAGTTCTGGTGCCCACGGGGCTCTTCGGCGCCCGGCTGGCCATCCGGCGGGCCAAGCGCGAAGGTACGCTGGTGCAATACTGA
- a CDS encoding acyl-CoA thioesterase, with protein sequence MPIHRYSRDELLAAPPGAWSLPLQVRLQDVDAAGVVFFVRYLEYFHDALMAFLAAKGFDLPRLLEEGRVLAPVKHAEVDYLRPLRFGQRFVVEVLTAKVEPTQVTVAYRLQTEDGEIAAVGQSVHVAVDARTFERTGLPEGIARALGAV encoded by the coding sequence GTGCCCATCCATCGTTACAGTCGGGACGAACTGCTGGCCGCCCCCCCGGGGGCCTGGAGCCTGCCCCTGCAGGTGCGTCTGCAGGACGTGGACGCCGCCGGCGTGGTGTTCTTCGTCCGCTACCTGGAGTACTTCCACGACGCGTTGATGGCCTTTCTCGCCGCAAAGGGTTTCGACCTTCCGCGGCTGCTCGAGGAAGGCCGGGTTCTCGCTCCGGTCAAGCATGCCGAAGTGGACTACCTGCGGCCCCTGCGTTTCGGTCAGCGCTTCGTGGTGGAAGTGCTCACCGCCAAGGTGGAGCCGACCCAGGTCACCGTCGCCTATCGGCTGCAAACGGAAGACGGCGAGATCGCCGCGGTGGGCCAGAGCGTCCACGTGGCGGTCGACGCCCGCACCTTCGAACGCACCGGCCTGCCTGAGGGCATCGCCCGGGCCCTGGGCGCCGTCTGA